One stretch of Cohnella algarum DNA includes these proteins:
- a CDS encoding adenylyltransferase/cytidyltransferase family protein, whose translation MARPFQFGFVLGRFQQLHIGHEQIIEMGIGVCERLLVLVGSAQLQGTRRNPFPAQLRVEMLTELFGDRIHILPLPDYTNEDDHSHAWGRYLLDAVRSYGRERGWPPLDLMITGNDEERGRWFPPEEEADLGKLIVPRSRIPIHATDLRQALLAGDRAFWESYVNPKLHARYEQLRSLTLAAAETKEPGN comes from the coding sequence ATGGCAAGGCCTTTTCAATTCGGCTTCGTGCTCGGCCGGTTTCAACAGCTTCACATCGGGCACGAACAAATTATCGAAATGGGGATCGGCGTTTGCGAGCGCCTGCTCGTGCTCGTCGGTTCCGCCCAGCTGCAAGGCACGCGGCGCAATCCGTTTCCGGCGCAGCTCCGCGTCGAGATGCTGACCGAGCTTTTCGGCGACCGCATTCATATCCTTCCTTTACCCGATTATACGAACGAGGACGATCACAGCCATGCCTGGGGGCGTTATTTGCTCGACGCGGTCCGGAGCTACGGCCGGGAGCGGGGATGGCCGCCGCTCGATTTGATGATTACCGGCAACGACGAGGAGCGGGGACGATGGTTTCCGCCCGAAGAGGAAGCGGATCTGGGGAAGCTGATCGTGCCGCGCTCCCGCATCCCGATTCACGCCACCGATTTGCGGCAGGCGCTGCTGGCGGGCGACAGGGCGTTCTGGGAGAGCTACGTCAATCCGAAGCTGCACGCCCGGTACGAGCAATTGCGTTCGCTGACGCTGGCGGCCGCGGAAACGAAAGAGCCCGGGAACTGA
- a CDS encoding accessory gene regulator B family protein — MIDRLAERFALRLMGWGELGKDAYPRLRLGLIISLTTLLIVGFTVFILAWTDRAGEGVLSLVSLAALRYFSGGMHFRTSEQCVAVTVAIAVLCAMLPDLSVPVTIVCHGACVVLLAIFSPSGALRQKLPAGKHARYRWISIALAALGTGLTWSAVTYSILFQSISTIKIKK, encoded by the coding sequence ATGATCGACCGGCTTGCGGAACGTTTCGCCCTTCGGTTGATGGGGTGGGGGGAATTGGGCAAGGACGCGTATCCCCGCCTGCGTCTGGGATTGATCATTTCGCTTACGACCTTGCTTATCGTCGGCTTCACCGTATTCATTCTGGCATGGACGGACCGGGCGGGGGAGGGGGTGCTCAGTTTGGTTTCTCTAGCGGCGCTGCGTTATTTTTCCGGGGGAATGCACTTTCGGACAAGCGAGCAATGCGTGGCCGTCACGGTTGCGATCGCCGTCCTGTGCGCCATGCTGCCCGATCTGTCCGTCCCCGTTACGATCGTCTGTCATGGGGCATGCGTCGTTTTGCTGGCGATTTTTTCGCCTTCCGGCGCGCTCAGGCAAAAACTGCCGGCCGGGAAGCATGCCCGCTACAGGTGGATCTCGATCGCGCTCGCCGCGCTGGGAACGGGGTTAACCTGGTCGGCCGTCACGTATTCCATCTTGTTTCAGAGCATTTCAACCATTAAAATAAAAAAATAG
- a CDS encoding NUDIX hydrolase: MTQSHSYRTPDGLPVDIAIFTIASLVKPGNYKMLAERRLRVLLVRRSRQSEAYPGCWALPGGFSDENETLTEAAYRELKEETNVSGDVMIEQIKTVYYPGRDPRGWMPSVVYCALVKEQYLLDLAADTDADEVGLFDIEEALGMKLAFDHNDILLDALAHVRKKMMTTTIAKEFLPDRFTIRELFQVIQTVVPDFEEDIANFKRNLLATKTRKGLIREAADAEGRPMTTDRNSNRPARLYEFTDYEPNISIYNSGLF, encoded by the coding sequence ATGACGCAATCGCACTCGTATCGCACGCCCGACGGTTTGCCGGTCGATATCGCCATCTTTACGATCGCTTCGCTGGTCAAACCGGGCAATTACAAAATGCTCGCCGAACGCCGATTGCGCGTCCTGCTTGTGCGGCGCAGCCGCCAGTCCGAAGCTTATCCGGGCTGCTGGGCGCTGCCGGGAGGGTTTTCCGACGAGAACGAGACGCTGACGGAAGCCGCTTACCGGGAATTGAAGGAAGAGACGAACGTGAGCGGGGACGTCATGATCGAGCAGATCAAGACGGTGTACTACCCCGGACGCGACCCCAGAGGATGGATGCCTTCCGTCGTCTACTGCGCTCTGGTCAAAGAGCAGTACCTGCTTGACCTGGCGGCCGATACCGATGCCGACGAGGTCGGGCTGTTCGATATCGAAGAAGCGCTCGGAATGAAGCTGGCGTTCGATCACAACGACATTTTGCTGGACGCCTTGGCCCATGTCCGGAAGAAGATGATGACGACTACGATCGCCAAGGAGTTTTTGCCGGACCGGTTTACGATCCGGGAACTGTTTCAGGTCATTCAAACGGTCGTCCCCGACTTCGAGGAAGACATCGCCAATTTCAAAAGGAACCTGCTTGCGACAAAGACGCGCAAAGGGCTGATCCGGGAAGCGGCGGATGCCGAGGGCCGGCCGATGACGACGGACCGAAACTCCAACCGACCGGCCAGACTGTACGAATTCACGGATTACGAGCCGAACATATCCATCTACAACTCCGGTTTATTTTAA
- a CDS encoding lactonase family protein: MSLSENRTLIVAGSYAEAASAGVYVYEFDAGRETLTLLDRKSGFQNPTFLCLDAPRRAVYALTETKAEDGSKASDAVYMKLDPASGTLTEVNRSLANSGPTCHIQKSADDRYLTLTSYHEGLVSLVELEKDGRIGRLLDERRHEGKSAHPERQDRPHPHSSFYSPDGSYLFVCDLGLDRIRAYKVDNGKLLPHGDTALHPGAGPRHLTFHPNGAFAFVINEVDSSIVSFRYDAVTGRLERVATVPTLPPDFEGENTCAEIAVSPDGKFLYGSNRGHDSIVVYAIDEATGELAYVEHASVQGGHPRHFSILPGGRHLLAANRDTNNLTLFRIDPVSGKLSYTGLSVSVSKPVCVWAATFAI; encoded by the coding sequence TTGAGCCTTTCCGAAAATCGTACGTTAATCGTGGCAGGATCTTATGCCGAAGCCGCCTCCGCCGGGGTTTACGTGTATGAATTCGATGCCGGCCGGGAGACGCTGACGCTGCTGGACCGGAAATCCGGCTTTCAAAATCCGACCTTCCTTTGCCTGGATGCGCCGCGGCGCGCCGTTTACGCGTTGACGGAAACCAAAGCCGAAGACGGCTCCAAGGCGAGCGATGCCGTCTATATGAAGCTCGACCCCGCAAGCGGAACCTTGACGGAGGTCAACCGGTCGCTCGCGAACAGCGGTCCGACCTGTCATATTCAAAAAAGCGCCGACGACCGTTACCTGACGTTAACCAGCTACCATGAGGGTTTGGTCAGCCTCGTCGAACTCGAAAAAGACGGCCGTATCGGCCGTCTGCTGGACGAACGGCGCCACGAAGGCAAAAGCGCGCATCCCGAACGGCAGGACAGGCCGCACCCGCACTCCTCGTTCTACAGTCCGGACGGCAGCTACCTGTTCGTTTGCGATTTGGGGCTCGACCGCATTCGCGCCTATAAGGTCGATAACGGCAAGCTGCTGCCGCACGGCGACACGGCGCTTCATCCGGGCGCCGGGCCGCGGCACTTGACGTTTCACCCGAACGGCGCCTTTGCGTTCGTCATCAACGAGGTGGACAGCTCGATCGTTTCGTTCCGCTATGACGCAGTAACCGGGCGGCTGGAACGCGTCGCGACCGTGCCGACGCTTCCGCCCGATTTCGAAGGCGAAAACACATGCGCGGAAATCGCGGTCTCCCCCGACGGCAAATTCCTGTACGGCTCCAACCGCGGGCACGACAGCATCGTCGTATACGCGATCGACGAAGCGACCGGCGAACTCGCGTATGTCGAACACGCGTCCGTTCAGGGCGGGCACCCTCGCCACTTTTCGATTTTGCCCGGAGGACGCCATTTGCTCGCCGCCAACCGGGACACGAACAACCTGACGCTGTTCCGGATCGATCCCGTTTCCGGAAAGCTGTCGTACACCGGTCTTTCCGTATCGGTATCCAAGCCGGTATGCGTATGGGCGGCGACCTTCGCCATTTGA
- a CDS encoding nicotinamide phosphoribosyltransferase domain-containing protein, producing the protein MLNQIRQNPLLLTDSYNLSHTRLKCNVDWEVSHLYNRSQGMILYGLRETIANLLSIRITEEHIREAERGAAMQGLKFPSELFERVVNECNGYAPIAVESLPEGTWCPAGTPFAQVYNTKTGFGELVTWWEGVFMHAYFPSGCATEAFRMRRYLEQKQRQYGYDDSFFWKLHSFGFRGHRSLEDAYWAGTAWNLALQGTDDFHTTLHTPNALIGSISALAHKVTQQFDDELDCFRHAIDATAQAGEKVVALVIDTYDANRVIREYLPELGARARERGVRIVLRPDSGDVLRQAIDIYEAARGHGLLDVVGVIIGEGMNFERVRQYDEQLEQEGVPISFVSYGVGAGFYQNVSRDTLGWAMKTAFSNGKDRMKFSMVELKRSLPGKIKPVLVRGELTVEAADESELEGLYETVYRHDGDGEPALLPAGPDHWAAVRERMRKQTAEQQNVRLSAEIERKIRRFADLYLQTEEKKERG; encoded by the coding sequence ATGTTAAACCAAATTCGCCAAAACCCTCTGCTGCTGACGGACAGCTATAACCTGTCGCATACCCGCCTGAAATGCAATGTCGACTGGGAGGTCAGCCATCTGTACAACCGCAGCCAGGGGATGATCCTGTACGGTTTGCGGGAGACGATCGCGAACCTGCTGTCGATCCGGATAACCGAAGAGCACATTCGGGAGGCCGAGCGCGGCGCCGCCATGCAAGGCCTGAAGTTCCCGTCGGAGCTGTTCGAGCGGGTCGTGAACGAGTGCAACGGCTACGCTCCGATCGCCGTCGAATCGCTGCCGGAAGGAACCTGGTGCCCGGCGGGAACCCCGTTCGCGCAAGTGTACAATACGAAGACGGGCTTCGGGGAACTCGTCACCTGGTGGGAAGGCGTCTTCATGCACGCGTATTTCCCGAGCGGCTGCGCGACGGAGGCGTTCCGCATGCGCCGCTATCTCGAACAAAAGCAAAGGCAGTACGGCTATGACGATTCGTTTTTCTGGAAACTCCACAGCTTCGGCTTTCGCGGACATCGCAGCCTCGAGGATGCGTACTGGGCCGGAACGGCCTGGAACCTGGCGCTGCAGGGAACGGACGATTTCCATACGACCCTGCATACGCCGAACGCGCTCATCGGCAGCATTTCGGCGCTCGCCCACAAAGTGACGCAGCAATTCGACGACGAGCTGGATTGCTTCCGACACGCGATCGACGCGACCGCCCAAGCCGGGGAAAAGGTCGTCGCGCTCGTCATCGACACCTACGACGCCAACCGGGTCATCCGCGAATATTTGCCGGAGCTTGGGGCGCGGGCCAGGGAGCGAGGGGTGCGGATCGTGCTGCGTCCGGACAGCGGAGACGTGCTGCGGCAGGCGATCGACATTTACGAGGCGGCTCGCGGCCACGGACTGCTGGACGTCGTCGGCGTCATCATCGGCGAAGGCATGAACTTCGAGCGGGTGCGGCAATACGACGAGCAGCTGGAGCAAGAAGGCGTGCCGATCAGCTTCGTCTCGTACGGAGTCGGGGCGGGATTCTACCAGAACGTCAGCCGGGATACGCTCGGATGGGCGATGAAGACCGCGTTCAGCAACGGGAAGGACCGGATGAAGTTTTCGATGGTCGAGTTGAAGCGGAGCCTTCCGGGGAAAATCAAACCGGTTCTCGTTAGGGGAGAGCTGACGGTGGAAGCGGCGGACGAGAGCGAGCTGGAAGGATTGTACGAAACCGTCTACCGTCACGACGGCGACGGCGAGCCTGCGCTGCTTCCGGCGGGGCCGGACCACTGGGCGGCCGTTCGCGAGCGGATGCGCAAGCAGACGGCAGAGCAGCAAAACGTAAGGCTGTCGGCGGAAATCGAACGTAAAATCAGACGGTTTGCCGATCTGTACTTGCAGACGGAGGAAAAGAAAGAGAGAGGATAA